In Caproiciproducens sp. NJN-50, the following are encoded in one genomic region:
- a CDS encoding MBOAT family O-acyltransferase, which translates to MIFSSLFFIFIFLPVSLAAYYLLPRKWRNLCLFAFSLVFYAWGEPVYVFLMLFTAVFDYAVGALLERFSGRPALRRAVLVFGICVNLGMLAWFKYAALFVSTANSIFSLSLPVPAAALPIGISFYTFESISYSVDIYRGEARAQGNLVDFGTYISFFPHLISGPIIQYKEMRAQLRGRAESMEHVTEGALRFLHGLFKKVLLANNLALIADKVQYFGNPTALSAWLGALAFTFQIYFDFSGYTDMAIGLGRMFGFVLPENFNMPYSAQSASDFWRRWHMTLGRWFRDYLYIPLGGNRCSTVRLVRNLAVVWVLTGFWHGSSWNFAVWGAYWGFLIICEKLFLQKWLDRIPVFFRWLYAFLAAVVGWVFFSYTDIQKACGVVAAMFGFSGGSDALGVYTLMTGMPILLLAALFCTPYPAKLIRWLDQKGRGGLVVRCAGMTILFLFSIAALVDNSYNPFLYFRF; encoded by the coding sequence ATGATATTCAGCAGCCTCTTTTTTATTTTTATCTTTCTTCCGGTTTCGCTGGCGGCGTATTATCTGCTGCCGCGCAAGTGGAGAAACCTCTGCCTTTTTGCTTTCAGCCTTGTCTTCTACGCCTGGGGCGAGCCGGTTTATGTGTTCCTGATGCTGTTTACCGCCGTCTTCGATTACGCGGTCGGGGCGCTGCTGGAGCGCTTTTCCGGCCGGCCGGCCCTGCGCCGCGCCGTGCTGGTTTTCGGCATTTGCGTGAACCTGGGGATGCTGGCCTGGTTTAAATACGCGGCGCTGTTTGTTTCCACGGCCAACTCGATTTTTTCCCTGTCGCTGCCGGTTCCCGCCGCCGCGCTGCCGATCGGCATTTCGTTCTATACCTTTGAGTCCATTTCTTATTCCGTCGACATTTACCGCGGCGAGGCGCGCGCGCAGGGGAACCTGGTCGACTTCGGCACTTATATTTCATTTTTTCCCCATCTGATTTCCGGGCCGATCATCCAGTATAAAGAGATGCGGGCCCAGCTGCGGGGAAGGGCGGAATCGATGGAGCATGTGACGGAAGGCGCGCTGCGCTTTCTTCACGGCCTGTTCAAAAAAGTGCTGCTTGCGAACAATCTTGCGCTCATCGCGGACAAAGTGCAGTATTTCGGCAATCCCACGGCGCTGAGCGCATGGCTTGGCGCGCTTGCCTTCACTTTTCAGATTTACTTTGATTTTTCCGGCTATACCGATATGGCGATCGGGCTTGGCCGGATGTTCGGTTTTGTCCTGCCGGAAAATTTCAACATGCCTTACAGCGCGCAGAGCGCCTCCGATTTCTGGCGGCGTTGGCATATGACGCTGGGCCGCTGGTTTCGCGACTATTTGTATATTCCGCTCGGCGGCAATCGGTGCTCCACTGTCAGGCTTGTCCGCAACCTGGCGGTTGTCTGGGTGCTGACGGGCTTTTGGCACGGCTCCAGTTGGAATTTCGCGGTTTGGGGCGCATACTGGGGCTTCCTGATTATCTGTGAGAAATTATTTTTGCAGAAGTGGCTGGACCGGATCCCGGTATTCTTTCGCTGGCTGTACGCGTTTTTGGCCGCGGTTGTCGGCTGGGTGTTTTTTTCCTATACGGATATTCAGAAAGCCTGTGGCGTTGTGGCCGCGATGTTTGGGTTTTCCGGCGGTTCCGACGCCCTGGGAGTCTACACGCTGATGACCGGTATGCCGATTCTGCTGCTTGCCGCGCTGTTCTGCACGCCTTATCCGGCAAAGCTGATCCGGTGGCTCGACCAAAAGGGGAGAGGCGGGCTTGTGGTCCGCTGCGCCGGCATGACAATACTCTTTCTATTTTCGATTGCCGCGCTTGTTGACAATTCCTATAACCCGTTTTTGTATTTTCGTTTCTGA
- a CDS encoding citrate/2-methylcitrate synthase — protein sequence MAEINLENHSPELENLCGEFRANNRIAPEKFDLYQVKRGLRNPDGTGVMAGLTLICNVHGYLIADGELIPDVGKLTYRGIDLNDIVDGCTSENRFGFEEVAWLLLFGKQPTAGQLEQFKMVLSGFRELPEYFAEDMIIKAPSKNVMNKLARSVLALYSYDEDPDNPSLENNMRQAIQLIARLPTIMTYAYQVKRRRFDKKSMYFHPLDPSQSTAESILNAIRPDRSFTDEEAKLLDICMMIHAEHGGGNNSTFTARVLSSTGTDIYSAISAAIGSLKGPRHGGANHRVMTMMNGLMESVKDWKDDDEISGYLEKILRKKVPDHSGLIYGIGHAVYTLSDPRAVILKKQARRLAEERGMLEKLELFERVEQLAPGVFAKVTGNPKVMCANVDFYSGLIYEMLGIPSDLYTPLFAVSRIAGWCAHRIEEMETCGRIMRPAYRSLSKNVPYLPIDQRM from the coding sequence ATGGCGGAAATCAATCTGGAAAACCACAGCCCGGAACTGGAGAACCTTTGCGGCGAGTTCCGCGCCAATAATCGAATTGCCCCGGAAAAATTCGATCTTTATCAGGTGAAGCGCGGATTGCGGAATCCGGATGGCACGGGTGTCATGGCGGGGCTCACTTTGATCTGCAATGTTCACGGGTATCTGATTGCGGATGGTGAACTGATCCCGGACGTAGGGAAATTGACTTACCGCGGCATTGATCTGAATGATATCGTGGATGGATGCACATCGGAAAACCGGTTCGGATTTGAAGAGGTCGCGTGGCTTCTTTTATTCGGAAAGCAACCTACAGCCGGCCAACTGGAGCAGTTTAAAATGGTGCTCAGCGGTTTCCGGGAACTGCCGGAGTATTTCGCGGAAGACATGATTATCAAAGCTCCTTCCAAAAATGTAATGAACAAGCTGGCCCGGTCCGTTCTGGCGCTTTATTCCTATGACGAAGACCCTGACAACCCGTCCCTGGAGAACAACATGCGCCAGGCGATTCAGCTGATTGCCCGTCTGCCCACCATCATGACTTACGCCTATCAGGTCAAACGCCGGCGCTTCGATAAGAAGAGCATGTATTTTCATCCCCTGGATCCCAGCCAGTCCACTGCGGAGTCCATCCTGAATGCGATTCGTCCGGACCGCTCATTTACGGACGAGGAGGCGAAACTGCTTGATATCTGCATGATGATCCATGCGGAGCACGGAGGCGGAAATAACTCTACGTTTACCGCCCGGGTGCTTTCTTCGACGGGGACTGACATCTATTCGGCGATCAGCGCCGCGATCGGGTCGCTGAAGGGACCGAGGCACGGCGGAGCGAATCACCGGGTTATGACGATGATGAACGGCCTGATGGAAAGCGTGAAGGACTGGAAAGACGACGATGAAATATCCGGTTACCTGGAAAAAATACTGCGTAAAAAAGTGCCGGACCACTCCGGGCTGATCTATGGGATCGGCCATGCGGTTTACACGCTCTCCGATCCGCGTGCCGTCATTCTGAAAAAACAGGCACGCAGACTTGCGGAGGAACGCGGAATGCTGGAAAAGCTGGAACTGTTTGAGCGGGTGGAACAGCTCGCGCCGGGAGTGTTTGCAAAAGTGACGGGAAATCCGAAAGTGATGTGCGCGAACGTCGACTTTTATTCCGGCCTGATTTATGAGATGCTGGGCATTCCGAGCGACTTGTACACACCGCTTTTTGCTGTTTCAAGGATAGCCGGGTGGTGCGCCCATCGCATTGAGGAAATGGAAACGTGCGGACGGATCATGCGCCCGGCGTACCGCTCGCTTTCCAAAAATGTTCCTTATCTGCCAATTGACCAAAGAATGTGA
- a CDS encoding DHHW family protein, with product MLRLKKWAGCRPAASSAALLLAGSVLTGLIWLAAAPKQAFSENENRVLEPAPVPSVDSILSGSFMKSAENYVVDHFPLRDPFVSLNTAEQILLGKRDLAADYSTVPAEGGVYFGKDDHIYEVLLPDKTGIFRNNASALADFAEKSGVSLTILPVPSGSQEQPENLPYSAPNHDQRQEYKELEQAVGRKAVVVDLFDKLSLKTGGDYYFKTDHHWNAYGAYIGYAALSEAMGFPCVKQSAFAYRAVAQPFYGMLYSKAVNTWQKPDALVLPFVKGNSSVVQVTAGKIHRGIYWEEYLDKKDKYSVYLGGNPSLTVVKNPDAQGGKLLLLKDSYANSMIPYLSQNFSEIHLVDLRYYNKDIYEYITQNGIKQVAAVYSMKQLCDVSIANKLRR from the coding sequence ATGCTCCGATTAAAAAAGTGGGCCGGTTGCCGGCCGGCCGCGTCTTCGGCGGCATTGCTGCTTGCCGGGTCGGTCCTGACGGGGTTGATTTGGCTTGCGGCGGCGCCGAAACAGGCTTTTTCCGAGAATGAGAACAGAGTTCTGGAACCCGCGCCGGTTCCGTCTGTTGACTCCATATTGAGCGGCAGCTTTATGAAATCGGCGGAAAATTATGTCGTCGATCATTTCCCGCTGCGCGACCCTTTTGTCTCATTGAATACCGCGGAACAGATTTTGCTTGGCAAAAGGGATCTTGCGGCGGATTACAGCACTGTGCCCGCGGAGGGCGGCGTTTACTTCGGCAAAGACGATCATATTTACGAAGTGCTCCTGCCGGACAAAACCGGGATTTTCCGGAACAATGCCTCCGCTCTGGCGGATTTTGCGGAAAAGTCCGGCGTTTCGCTGACCATTTTGCCGGTGCCTTCCGGCTCTCAGGAACAGCCGGAGAACCTTCCTTATTCCGCGCCGAACCATGACCAGCGGCAGGAGTATAAGGAGCTGGAGCAGGCGGTAGGGCGAAAGGCGGTGGTGGTCGATCTGTTCGATAAGCTCAGCCTGAAAACGGGCGGCGATTATTATTTCAAGACCGATCACCATTGGAATGCCTACGGGGCTTATATCGGCTATGCGGCGCTTTCCGAGGCAATGGGGTTCCCCTGCGTGAAGCAAAGCGCGTTTGCCTACAGGGCAGTGGCACAGCCTTTTTATGGTATGCTTTATTCCAAAGCCGTCAACACATGGCAGAAGCCGGACGCATTGGTCCTCCCCTTCGTGAAAGGGAATTCGTCTGTCGTCCAGGTAACGGCGGGGAAAATACACCGGGGAATATACTGGGAGGAATATCTCGATAAAAAAGACAAATATTCAGTCTATCTCGGCGGGAATCCGTCATTGACGGTAGTGAAAAATCCGGACGCGCAGGGAGGAAAACTCCTTTTGCTGAAGGATTCCTATGCAAATTCCATGATTCCTTATCTTTCACAGAATTTTTCGGAGATTCACTTGGTTGACCTTAGATATTACAATAAGGATATTTATGAATATATTACACAGAATGGAATAAAACAGGTTGCGGCCGTTTATAGCATGAAACAGCTTTGTGACGTTTCCATCGCGAATAAGCTGAGGCGGTAA
- a CDS encoding glycosyltransferase family 2 protein: MEKTEKRLGEKLLEAGYITEKQLEEAVAMQQRDGGLIGDCLVRYGYLSPYQLSDFIYQNQFSKLGELLIQDGRIDREQLRQALEYQKQYGGRIGSICVHLGFLTEKELEQTLRGHSRSKGRLGEILLRDGVLTQEQLDRAIEMQQKSGGQLGEILLFLHAIDQETLCRELAKQFELGRVGEEVEVEKGKNLPYAMANRYQAIVVSERDDRDLLAVRNRLDDKAVRAIEEYLGKPVEQVLATPEEMNRWWQQHFQKVQRHKSIFDLYDTQPENSAIVTFSTPQLIVLIAVGILILTGFIVDWLSTLFIVNLVVQIVYAVMTFLKLYLVLKGEDEEYQLRFSDEEVAGIDEKELPVYTILVPVYHEAAVIETLLRHIAGMDYPKYKLDVRILLEEDDQETIEAVSSLLKSGRLPIDFVPIIVPKSQPQTKPKACNYGLLQARGEYVVIYDAEDRPEPDQLKKVFLSFQTLPQEFVCVQAKLNYYNSEQNFLTRLFTQEYSMWFENLLVGVMSMDIPVPLGGTSNHFKMSFLREVGGWDPFNVTEDADLGVRLFKFRYKTVVLDSRTWEEANSTVRGWIRQRSRWIKGYMQTWLVHMRHPVKLYRDLGLRGYIGYHAMVLGTPALPLINPLLWLMMILWFATKAWWIQYLFPGFLYYIAMIQLLFGNFMFTYINLIGMYSVIRDCNLKNKPIFSYALIKYALLTPAYWVLMSVAAYKALFQLLKKPFYWEKTVHGLDDEEETMDSG; encoded by the coding sequence ATGGAGAAAACAGAAAAGCGGCTCGGGGAAAAACTTCTTGAGGCCGGCTACATTACGGAAAAACAGCTTGAGGAAGCCGTCGCCATGCAGCAGCGTGACGGTGGGCTGATTGGCGACTGCCTGGTCCGGTACGGATATCTTTCTCCTTATCAGCTTTCCGATTTTATTTACCAGAACCAGTTTTCAAAGTTGGGAGAGCTGCTGATTCAGGACGGCAGGATCGACCGGGAGCAGCTGAGGCAGGCGCTGGAATACCAGAAACAGTACGGCGGAAGGATCGGGAGCATCTGTGTGCATCTCGGCTTTCTGACGGAGAAAGAGCTGGAGCAGACGCTGCGGGGGCACAGCCGCAGCAAGGGGAGGCTGGGCGAAATCCTGCTGCGTGACGGAGTCCTGACGCAGGAACAACTGGACAGGGCGATCGAGATGCAGCAGAAGAGCGGCGGACAGCTTGGCGAAATTCTGCTGTTTCTGCATGCGATCGATCAGGAAACTCTCTGCCGGGAGCTCGCCAAGCAGTTCGAGCTTGGCCGTGTCGGGGAAGAGGTGGAGGTAGAAAAGGGGAAAAACCTGCCCTATGCGATGGCGAACCGATATCAGGCGATCGTTGTTTCCGAACGGGACGACAGGGATCTTCTCGCCGTGAGGAACCGCCTGGACGACAAGGCGGTCCGGGCGATCGAGGAATATCTGGGCAAGCCGGTGGAACAGGTTCTGGCGACGCCGGAGGAAATGAATCGTTGGTGGCAACAGCATTTTCAAAAAGTCCAGCGCCATAAAAGCATTTTCGACCTTTATGACACACAGCCGGAAAATTCCGCCATTGTGACGTTCAGCACGCCTCAGCTGATCGTTCTGATTGCAGTCGGCATCCTCATATTGACGGGCTTTATTGTGGATTGGCTTTCCACTCTGTTTATTGTCAATCTGGTAGTCCAGATCGTATATGCCGTTATGACGTTTCTCAAACTGTATCTTGTCCTGAAGGGGGAAGATGAAGAATACCAGCTTCGGTTTTCGGACGAAGAGGTTGCCGGGATCGATGAAAAGGAACTGCCGGTCTACACCATCCTGGTTCCCGTCTATCACGAAGCTGCGGTGATCGAGACTCTGCTCAGGCACATCGCGGGAATGGATTATCCGAAATACAAGCTGGATGTGCGGATTCTGCTGGAAGAGGACGACCAGGAGACCATCGAAGCCGTTTCCTCGCTTCTGAAATCCGGCCGTCTGCCGATTGATTTTGTTCCGATCATAGTGCCGAAATCTCAGCCGCAGACAAAGCCGAAGGCCTGTAATTACGGGCTTTTGCAGGCGCGCGGCGAGTATGTCGTCATCTACGATGCGGAGGACCGGCCGGAACCCGATCAGCTGAAAAAGGTGTTTCTGTCCTTTCAGACGCTGCCGCAGGAATTTGTGTGCGTACAGGCAAAACTAAACTATTACAACAGCGAGCAAAACTTTCTGACAAGGCTTTTTACACAGGAATACAGCATGTGGTTTGAAAACCTTCTGGTCGGCGTCATGTCAATGGACATTCCGGTTCCGCTCGGCGGCACCTCGAATCATTTCAAAATGAGCTTTCTGCGTGAGGTAGGGGGCTGGGACCCTTTCAATGTCACGGAGGACGCGGACCTCGGGGTAAGGCTGTTCAAATTCCGGTACAAGACGGTGGTTCTGGACTCCCGCACGTGGGAGGAGGCGAATTCCACCGTCAGAGGCTGGATCCGGCAGCGTTCCCGGTGGATCAAGGGATATATGCAGACCTGGCTTGTGCATATGCGGCATCCGGTCAAACTGTACCGAGACCTCGGGCTGAGGGGCTACATCGGATATCACGCGATGGTTCTCGGCACCCCCGCGCTTCCGCTCATCAATCCGCTCCTTTGGCTGATGATGATCCTCTGGTTCGCAACGAAAGCCTGGTGGATTCAGTACCTGTTTCCCGGATTTCTCTATTATATCGCCATGATTCAGCTCCTGTTCGGCAATTTCATGTTTACCTACATTAATCTGATCGGCATGTATTCTGTGATTCGGGACTGCAACCTGAAAAACAAGCCGATCTTTTCCTACGCGCTGATTAAATATGCCCTCTTGACACCGGCTTACTGGGTCCTGATGAGCGTAGCGGCGTACAAGGCGCTGTTCCAGCTGCTGAAGAAACCCTTTTATTGGGAAAAGACGGTTCACGGGCTGGACGACGAGGAAGAAACGATGGATTCCGGCTGA
- the spoIID gene encoding stage II sporulation protein D produces the protein MQHRRGEILLGLILFLAMFFIPFAAIGSSAASKDGSQAGKNPSSEPAITGSSFHIMDSGTKQILTVGDREFMTGGVAAEMSPSAETEALKAQAVACYTYYSRLREIQKKTPDASLNGADFSADLQNGQIYLTDDLRRKRWGSHYDEYAQALKTAIDPVFGQTLRSSGELIEATYYAISSGNTESSADVWGGARPYLVSVASPGDRFAGGYQTTVTLPTDKMKTAILAAAPDANLSGDPSGWVGTAERTAAGSVKNIPLGGKSITGNAARAAFGLRSANFTVNYSNGQFTFLVLGYGHDVGMSQTGAQYMAKEGANYRQILSWYYPSTTLET, from the coding sequence ATGCAGCATCGCAGGGGAGAAATCCTTCTGGGTCTTATCCTTTTTCTAGCCATGTTTTTCATCCCATTTGCCGCAATCGGCAGCTCCGCGGCAAGCAAAGACGGCTCTCAGGCAGGAAAAAATCCAAGCTCCGAACCGGCGATCACCGGCAGCTCTTTTCACATCATGGACTCAGGCACCAAGCAAATCCTGACGGTCGGTGACCGCGAATTTATGACCGGAGGCGTCGCGGCCGAAATGTCGCCCAGCGCGGAAACGGAAGCCCTGAAAGCGCAGGCGGTAGCCTGTTATACCTATTACAGCCGGCTGCGTGAAATTCAAAAAAAGACGCCTGACGCATCGCTGAACGGAGCGGATTTTTCCGCCGACCTCCAAAACGGACAGATCTACCTGACCGACGATCTGCGCAGAAAACGCTGGGGCAGCCACTATGACGAATACGCACAGGCGCTCAAGACGGCGATCGACCCTGTCTTCGGGCAGACCCTGCGCAGCAGCGGCGAATTGATCGAAGCCACCTACTATGCCATTTCATCGGGGAATACGGAATCTTCCGCAGACGTCTGGGGGGGAGCGCGTCCCTATCTGGTTTCCGTCGCGAGTCCCGGCGACCGCTTCGCGGGCGGATACCAGACCACCGTCACCCTGCCCACAGACAAAATGAAAACGGCTATTCTTGCCGCGGCGCCGGATGCAAATCTTTCAGGCGACCCCTCCGGCTGGGTCGGCACCGCTGAACGCACCGCCGCCGGCTCGGTCAAAAACATCCCGCTGGGCGGCAAAAGCATCACCGGGAACGCGGCCCGCGCGGCCTTTGGGCTGCGCTCCGCTAACTTCACTGTGAATTACTCCAACGGTCAGTTCACCTTTCTCGTGCTCGGTTATGGCCACGATGTCGGCATGAGCCAAACCGGCGCACAATACATGGCAAAAGAAGGGGCGAATTACCGGCAGATCCTTTCCTGGTACTATCCATCCACCACGCTCGAAACATAA
- the gap gene encoding type I glyceraldehyde-3-phosphate dehydrogenase — MSIKIGINGFGRIGRLVFRAAAAQPETFEVVGINDPFIDPDYMVYMVKYDTMHGHFQGEVKSEDGKLIVNGKAISVYAEKDPSQIPWGKVGAEYVVESTGVFPSTEKASAHIAAGAKKVVISAPAKDDTPTFVCGVNLDMYKKDMKVVSNASCTTNCLAPIVKVVNDKFGIVEGLMTTVHSTTATQKTVDGPSKKDWRGGRAAAGNIIPSTTGAAKACALVIPSVKGKLTGMSMRVPTLDVSVVDLTVSLAKPTTYEAICDAMKEASEGDMKGILGYTEDMVVSSDFLGDARTSIFDAKAGIMLNDHFVKLVSWYDNEWGYSNKVLELIKHMFKVDHE; from the coding sequence ATGTCCATCAAGATTGGTATCAATGGTTTTGGCCGTATCGGGCGTCTCGTGTTCCGTGCGGCGGCCGCACAGCCCGAGACTTTTGAGGTCGTCGGTATTAATGATCCCTTTATCGACCCGGATTACATGGTGTACATGGTGAAATACGATACCATGCACGGTCATTTCCAGGGTGAAGTCAAATCGGAAGATGGAAAACTGATTGTGAACGGCAAAGCCATTTCTGTTTATGCGGAGAAGGATCCTTCCCAGATTCCGTGGGGGAAAGTAGGCGCCGAATATGTGGTGGAGTCCACGGGCGTATTCCCCAGCACTGAAAAGGCTTCTGCCCATATCGCTGCCGGCGCGAAAAAAGTCGTTATATCGGCGCCTGCGAAAGACGACACGCCGACTTTTGTCTGCGGTGTGAATCTTGACATGTATAAAAAGGATATGAAGGTTGTTTCCAATGCTTCCTGCACAACAAACTGCCTTGCTCCGATCGTAAAGGTTGTCAATGACAAATTTGGGATCGTGGAAGGTCTGATGACCACGGTGCATTCCACCACGGCGACCCAGAAAACCGTCGATGGTCCTTCAAAGAAGGACTGGCGCGGCGGCCGCGCGGCAGCGGGCAATATCATTCCGTCCACGACCGGCGCCGCCAAAGCCTGTGCGCTCGTGATTCCATCCGTGAAAGGCAAGCTGACCGGCATGTCCATGCGCGTACCGACCCTGGATGTTTCCGTCGTCGATCTGACCGTCAGCCTCGCGAAACCCACTACCTATGAAGCCATCTGCGATGCAATGAAGGAAGCTTCCGAAGGCGATATGAAAGGAATTCTGGGGTATACGGAGGATATGGTTGTTTCTTCCGATTTCCTCGGCGATGCCCGTACCTCCATTTTTGATGCCAAGGCCGGTATTATGCTGAATGACCATTTTGTCAAACTGGTTTCCTGGTACGATAATGAATGGGGCTACAGCAACAAGGTTCTGGAGCTCATCAAGCACATGTTCAAAGTCGACCATGAATAA
- a CDS encoding polyprenol monophosphomannose synthase, whose translation MRISVVVPVRNEAENIAPLLSEISKALEGISFEVIFVDDSTDGTPEIIQKEAMRSRAPVRMEHREGQSGLSSAVLRGFELAEGDFVAVMDADLQHPPTMLRSMYCAMLHGADLCLPSRRIPGGGDPGLKGSRKFVSSTAAWMGKVMVARLRPLSDPTGGLFMVRRPLLEGAGLKPIGWKILAEVAAVCPCEKIIEIPYVFQKRNSGTSKISLKVTLEYIGQLVSLLTRARKGGRFRVERWSEQQVTESLEELKGAQNSEEEVSR comes from the coding sequence GTGCGGATTTCCGTTGTTGTGCCGGTCCGCAATGAGGCGGAGAATATCGCTCCGTTGCTGAGTGAGATCTCCAAAGCGCTCGAGGGTATTTCTTTTGAAGTTATTTTTGTAGATGACAGCACGGACGGTACACCCGAAATCATCCAAAAAGAGGCGATGCGGAGCCGGGCGCCCGTGCGAATGGAACACAGGGAGGGACAAAGCGGCCTTTCTTCCGCCGTGCTGCGGGGATTCGAACTGGCCGAGGGCGATTTTGTCGCCGTGATGGACGCCGATCTGCAACACCCTCCCACAATGCTGCGGAGCATGTACTGTGCCATGCTTCACGGCGCCGATCTCTGCCTGCCCAGCAGGCGGATACCCGGCGGAGGGGACCCTGGGCTTAAGGGCTCTCGAAAGTTTGTCTCCTCGACGGCGGCATGGATGGGAAAGGTCATGGTCGCCAGGCTCCGCCCGCTTTCGGACCCGACCGGCGGGCTGTTCATGGTAAGAAGGCCGCTGCTGGAAGGGGCGGGGTTGAAGCCGATTGGCTGGAAGATCCTGGCGGAAGTCGCCGCAGTTTGCCCCTGTGAAAAAATCATAGAAATTCCGTATGTGTTTCAGAAACGGAACAGCGGAACGTCGAAAATATCACTGAAGGTCACGCTGGAATATATCGGGCAGCTGGTTTCACTCCTGACAAGAGCGCGGAAAGGCGGCCGATTCAGGGTGGAACGCTGGTCGGAACAACAAGTTACTGAAAGTCTGGAGGAGTTGAAAGGTGCGCAAAATAGTGAAGAAGAGGTCTCACGTTAA